TAACCACTCCTTGGGTTGcaagagggtgggagggtgaagagaatagcatttattaattttctactcTGTGCCAAGTATCAATACTTTGCTAGATCCGTACAATGATGACCTACATTTCTAGGTAAGAACTTTGCCCAAAGAAGagcaaaagatttttaaaaattaacctatAGTAGTTTAGAATCTGATCTCGGGAAAATTTAACACAACTCACTGAACAACTGAGGGCCAGACAGATGGTTAGGCAGTGTCAGCATTAAACTTAAACTCAACTGTCATGAATCTAAGGCCACTGTCCACAGGTAATTCTTCCTCTTGTAAGGAATACCCACCCCCTGGCAAAGTGAAAGAAGTATGATATCACCATGTGACAATTTTCTCATGATGGAGATTTTAACTgtaatctctattttttttttttagtgttagcTTAACTGACCGAGGACTATTTACTgagatttcttaatttaaaatatacagacatttctaatatatatatatacagacatttcttaatttaaaatatacatttttatcccagggatgcaagactAACTATAATTGAAAAACACTGCAGGGTGTTTCTAAATACACTTTTATGAACAGATATTtatggagaaataaaagagaaaaggagagaaaatataaggaaatggtAGTAAGGAGAAATGTGCATACCTACCGTTGTTTTTAACTTAAACTTTAAGAGATGTAAGCTGTCAATTGTCAGGCATCGCTTACATAGGACCAAGCAGTCCCTGTTTCCCACGTTGGCAAAAAACAACCAGGGCAGAtgcagaaatgagaaaatgcagggCCAgtacaatttaattaaaattagaatttattaaataatagaatTGAACTTTTGACAAGTTAGTGGTCTAGGGGATGAAGAAGCAGAGTTTTTCATTGTCTAAAAAGTGATatccaaggaaaaagaaaagagcctgATTTTTCTCCTAGTACCTGCCAAAGACAACTGTCTTATTTGATTCCCATGTTCCCATTAACAAAATGAGTTTGCTCCCGGTCTTCGGTTTGCATGATTTCAGACATATTTGCGCCTGGGGGAATTGTAACTTTCCCTAAAATTCAGGCTCCCTGCCCATCCCGTTAGGACTTATGGACAAGTGGGAGCCTCCTTTTCTGATGTGGAATTTAGAAACCTACTACCTTCTGAAAGAAAACCTACTGGGGCTGGTAgggaaggagatggagagaggtaACCTCTCCAGAGCTGAATCCAAGTTTTGTCTCTCTAGGGAATTCTCTGTGTACTGAAGACTTAGAACTTCTGcgtttcatttttactttaatttgaaGTTGTTTAGCAGAAACCGAGAGGTGGATAGAGTCTAATGGCGTACACACAAGGCAAACACACGCTAATATATTTAGTCTATTTACTCAAGAGGTTGAGCTGTATACAGGAGATAAAATGCACTTAtagtggggtttccctggtggcgcagtggttgcgagtccgcctgccgacgcaggggacacgggttcatgccccggatcgggaagatcccacatgctgcggagcggctgggcccgtgagccatggccgctgagcctgcgcgtccggagcctgtgctccgcaacgggagaggccacaacagtgagaggcccgcgtaccgcaaaaaaaaaaaaaaaaaaaaaaagcacttacaGTGAGGGAAGAACTAGAGTGTTAGAGTGTGATGGATATCTTCTGGAGAACAATTGTGCCTCCAGGAAAAAAGCGCTCCACTGGATACTGCGTCCCAGGGAGCGCAGCCCgtggaaggggtggggggcgCAGATTACCCCCTGCAGGAGGACCTATTTCACACAAGTCTTCATGACCTCTTGGTCCTCCTTTTCCAGGCTCTTCATCCCCCTCCCCTGGctcatctctttttctccttctttccccacCTGTTGCCTTTAATCGGGGGATCGAGGCCCTCCAGAGCACCCCCATCACCTCCCTATTCCCTGGGGCTGCTGCACACAAATTAAGGAGCCTCTCAGCCCCTGTATTTGAGGCCTGAAAAGTCATCTGCCTCAGAACTACTACTCTGACTGCCCGAAACTGCCAGCCACCCTTGGCTTTCCTCCCTCCCAGTGCTGCTTCGTGGGCGGCTGGCGGAGGCCCCGCGTTGCGTCCCTCGGGAGAAGAACGCCCCCAGGGCCTTCAGCTGGACGGCTAGTCGAAGGCAATTCCTAGTCCCAGGGATCGCTCGGGAGAGAAATGCCATCGGGTGGCCTATTTCCTCCACGGCGGCGCTCCCTCATCATCCCGGCCGCGAAAGGTTAGCGGAGAGGCGGGACCGAGCATCTGTTCAGGGTGGCGCAACCGAGCCAAGACGCCTCACCAGGCCCTGACCCCCTGAAGCGTGGCGGGCAGATGGCCCTGCGGGTTGGCGCTCGGTCCCACCCCGCTGAAGCCAGAGCTGGCCTGGGGTACTGGGGGCGCGGGGCCCGGGGGCGCGCCGGCGTAGCCGCAGCCGTAGGGAGCGCTGTAGGCAGCGCCCGCGTAGCCGCCGAAACAGGAATAGGGCGCCGTGGCCGCGCCATAGGGGCCGGGGAAGGCGGGCGTGCGGGGGCCCAGGCAGGGCTTGCCATCCCGCACCAGCACGGGCACCGCCACCCGGCGTGGCGCTAGCGGGTGGCCCGCCAGTTCCAGGGACTTGTCCTGGCGCTGTCTCTTGCACTTATAGCGCCGGTTCTGGAACCAGATCTTGACCTGCGTCGACGTGAGCTGCAAGGCGCTGGCCAGGTGCTCGCGTTCCGGCGCCGACAGGTACCGCTGCTGCTTGAAGCGCCGCTCCAGAGCCAGCACCTGCGCCTGCGAGAAGAGCACGCGCGGCTTCCGCCGGGGCCGCCCTTTGGGATGTTCCGAGCCATCCCCGCGCGCGCCGCCGTCGCCGCTATCACCCACGTCGCGCTCCTGCACTCGGGTACCGTCGCAGGGGGGCGAGGCTGCGCTGAGGCCGGACTCTAAAAGCACAGGAAGGAACACCGTCAGCGCCAGCCTAAGGCTCACCCGAGAGATGCTTACACTGTTTTCAAgggactcccctcccctcccagtaACCTTCACTTCGGTTCCCCGTCTCTCCCTTCTGCTGACCCCTCACCCCGTCCCAAAGCTTGTTCCTTTCCCCCATGCTCTGTCGCTTTTGCAACTGCTGGAACATAATGCAAATTGTGACACTCAGTGGTACCCAGTGTACAGTCGTTTCCCCAAAGATAGACTCTTGATCCAGAGTCTAAGCTTCATTCTCTTCTTAGAATGTCTGTATCTGGGCTGTTCCCTGTGATTGCAATTCTGAAGTGTGGGCGAGTTTGGGGAAACTTTTGCTGTGAGCCTATTAGATAGAGACTGACTTTAGATTGCTCTtggtggggaaagagagagacagaggcagagagagagagaaccaaaaCTCGGTGACATGCTTGCCCAGAGGCTCCCATCCGCCTGGCTATCCGTTGTGGCCCGGCGCGCACCGCAGGGTACTTGGTTTCTAGCCCAGGCGCCAGGGTCTCCAGTGCCTCCCACCTTCACCTCATCTTTGCTCACATCCTTGTCTCTTTGGTCATCAGATGCTCCACTGGCACCAGGAACCCTTCCCATCTTTCTTGGACGCGATGCTCTGTATCCAAAttaacaacataaaataaaataaaaattattttctggctGCTGATTCTTGGCTCGGAAACTGAGGTTCTCTTTGCGGGGTATGTAAAGTTAAGATCcacatttggctttttaaaaagcctcctctttctcctttgggGTCTCCCGGTAGAGCGGGTGGCGTTGGCTTCTCCCGGACTTCCTCTTCGGATCGGGTAGCGCCCTCGAAGATAACCCCTGGGCGACTGTGCTCGGGACCCTCCAAGACGCAgactttccttcccttcttcccacaTCTCCTGATTTGGCAAAGTTCTGCTTTTTATCCAAGGGTAGGTAGGAAGGAAATGCTGAGTTTTCGTGGAAATTCTCGCCAGGAGAAAACCAGAAACGTGAAAGGATGCATGCTCTTGGCGAGGCGGAGCAGGAAGTCCCTAATTAGAGCCGGTACTACTTGGAATCCGACTCCAAATCCACAACCGCACTGGCGCAGTCTCCTGGGGCAAGGGGCTGTTTGGTATTTCAGATTGAGGAAATAAAACCTTCCTTCAGAGAAGCCTGTGCCCAGACAAACTTAGGACATCTCTCCTGGCAAAGAGGAAAGATATTGACGAGGGTGTGTTTTCTTGGCAAATCAAAAAGTAACAGCTGGCCTTCGGTGACTCTGTGGAACAAGCAGGACCCCATTTGGGAGTCGCTGACCACGCAGACCGAGGGACTGCAGGCCACTCCGTGCCTTCCCGGTCATAGTTCGGAGCCCCTCTCACCCTGCGTCCCTGAAAGCAAGTTGAGGACGGAGGAGGCGCACAGAATCCCCCAGGGAAGATCCCTTCCACGCGCGATCGGTGGCTGCCGTGGCCCCTGGGCTTATTTCCTGGAGCCGGGCGCTGGCCCCTTCTCGGCGACAACCGCAGCCGCAGAACAGCGAGCTGCCCCGGGCACGCCAGCGGAGGAGGAAAGCCCTGCGGCTGTCTTCAGCTGCCAGGTGACAGCAATGGTCAGAGGAGCGTGACCCCTTTTTCGGCAAAGCCGAAGTGAACGGCGAGCTGTCTGAGCAGCGCTGGGAGAGATTAAGGTTTAGGGTCCGCTGCAGAAAATTCACAGCTTTCTTTGGGAACACAGCAAAGTGTACTGTTCTCCAGGCTCCTGGAGCAGCCTGCAAGTCGACGAATAACCCTGAACCAGCATCTTAATTTTCTTCATGTGGTTAGTTTGAGGCTCGAATGGAGTGTCCGTGGCACAGCCTGGCCGAGGAGGCCTGACCTGCGAGGCGCCTCTCGGGAGCCCCCAGACCGGCATGGAGGCTGCGGACCAAGATGCAGAGGTTTGGAAAGAGGAGGAGTAGCCTTTTCATCCTCCCGAATGTCGAGCCTCTCCCGCCAAAACTTCCTGGCTGGCAAGCGCCAGCCCATCACAACCCCCCGTCCACCTCTTCCCTTCCTGCCGCTGGTCGCAGATGCCTTGGCCTCTCTGCCAGAGCACAAGGTTGCGCCTCCGGAGACCAGGCGCTGAGACTCCACTGGAGTCGTTCGTCTCCCAGAACAGCTAAAACGCGAGCTGCCCTTACcgtgctccaggcagaggaacGACTGGACTGGCCAGGCCACTCGGCAAGCCCCAAGAAAAGGCTGGGCTGGGATTGACCCCAGAGCCTAAGGAGTTTCCACTCCCAAAGCGCCCGGCTGCTTTGACGGCTACACTTTCGGCAGACGGTTTAGGGTATAGAGGGTGAGAGATGGCTGGCAAAGCTGGTGGTGATGGAGCACAGCTAAGATACTGTAGAGGGCTTTGCTGTAAGAAAGAGAAGCTGGAGTTTCTGGGAACTGTGGCTGTGGGTCGGGGCTGGGGGGGGGAGTGTCTGTGGGAATCAGAGGACTGGCTGTGGAAATAGTGAACCCCCAAGATTCAGGACCTCATTTTCGTTAGGATGTCTGGAGGAGATGTTAGAGGGGGCTAAGAGTCCTGTCTTTCGGACTCTTCATGTGAAGGAAAACGGGGCTAGCCCTCGGAGCCGGGAAGACCAGGAGATGC
The Phocoena sinus isolate mPhoSin1 chromosome 6, mPhoSin1.pri, whole genome shotgun sequence DNA segment above includes these coding regions:
- the NKX2-6 gene encoding homeobox protein Nkx-2.6 → MLLNPVTSTPFSVNDILRLEREQIGPEALQLRGARRSPESSQYLLPVPEQRGSEVPSTGSGDGDRRQEGSEPPEGPCETLTEMDAELVGEPQSGLSAASPPCDGTRVQERDVGDSGDGGARGDGSEHPKGRPRRKPRVLFSQAQVLALERRFKQQRYLSAPEREHLASALQLTSTQVKIWFQNRRYKCKRQRQDKSLELAGHPLAPRRVAVPVLVRDGKPCLGPRTPAFPGPYGAATAPYSCFGGYAGAAYSAPYGCGYAGAPPGPAPPVPQASSGFSGVGPSANPQGHLPATLQGVRAW